The genome window GGGCTCAGGAAGCGGTAGTGGACGCCGTCCACCTCACCCTCGCGCGGCGGCCGGTCCGTTGCCGTCACCGCGAAGTGCAGAGGCGCCTTCCAGGCAATCAGGAGGTCGCGGACGGAGTCCTTGCCGACTCCCGACGGTCCGGAGAGGATGAACAGCCTTGCCACGCGTCCGCCCGAAGCTCGCTAGTCCGGCAGCCCGGTCCCCGCCGCCGGCGTGCCGTCGTACTCGATGAAGGCCAGGGGCACCCCGCTCGTCGCCGAGCGGTGGACGCTGAATATCCGACCGCCTTGCACGGCAGGATGTACGTCGCCGGCCGGCAGCCCTTGCGCCTTCAGTCCCGCCTGCACGGCATCGATGCCCCGCACCTCGAACACGAAGCCTCCTACACGCCCCGGGCGCCTCTCCTGTGGCTGTGCGTCCGGCCGCGGCCCCGCCAGCTCCAGAATGCAACGACCGGCCTTCAGGAACGCCAGCCGCGTCGTCGTCGTGCGGTTCATCTCCCTGCGCGTGTGCAGGCCCAGATACATATCCCACTTCCGCGTCGCCTCGGCCAGGTCCGGCTGGCTTATGACGATGTGGTCGAAGCCCTTGATGTAAGGGTGCTCAGGGACCGGTTCGTAGGCCTGCGTCATCTCCACCAGCTCCACGCTCGGCCCGTCGAGGGCCTCGGGCGCGAGAAAGGCGAACTTGTAGTTCGGCAGGGCGCGCGGCTCCGCGCTCCGCAGAGGTACGCCCTTCGCCTGCAGCTCCGCCAGAGCCCCGGCGATGTCGTCCGTCTCCAGCGCCACGTGGTTCGACCCCTCCCACTGCTCGCGCGGCTGCTGCCGCACGGGCGCGTCCGCCGCCGGCTCAATCAGCTCGATGTGATTCTCGCCGGCGCACAGCATCGCCATCCGCGGCTGCTGGTAGACCACCGGCAGCCCCAGCCCGTCGCGGTATAGCTTCAGGGCCGCCTCAAGCTCGTTTACGTAGATGCCGATGTGGTGGACGCGGGTGATATTCATGGTTTCCGCAGAATACAGCGATCCGTGACTCCGAGCATGGGCCTTCGGTCCGGCTCGCGGCCGCCCTTACCGCAGCTGGTCCAGCGCCGCTTCCAGGTCGTCCGCGAGCGGCGCCTCGAACGACAGTGGCGCCCGCGTCACAGGATGCCGGAACTCCAGCCGCCAGGCATGCAGGAATTGGCGCCCGACCAGCTTCGACGGCTTCCCGTACACCGGATCGCCCGCCACCGGGTGCCCGATGGACGCCATGTGCACCCGGATCTGGTGCGTCCTGCCGGTGATCGGCGAAGCCTCGACGAGGGTGTAGCCGTCGAACCGTTCCCGCACCCGGTACAGGGTCTGCGCCTCCCTCGCGCCCGCCGCCCTGGAGCCCGCGGCTCGCACCATCATCCGCCGCCGGTTGTTCGGGTCCCGGCCGATCGGCGCATCGATCATGGCTTCGGGAGGCCAGAGGTCTCCCACTACTAGCGCCAGGTACGTCTTCTTCACCTCGCGTTCTTTGAGTTGCCGCGTGAGCCCGCGGTGCGCGGCGTCGTCCTTCGCCACGATGATCAGCCCCGACGTGTCCTTGTCCAGCCGGTGCACGATGCCAGGCCTCTGCACCCCTCCGATGCCAGGCAGGTCCGGACAGTGCGCCAGGAGCGCGTTTACCAGTGTCTGCCCCGAGTGTCCCGGACCGGGATGCACCGGCATGCCCGCCGGCTTGTCCACGACCAGAAGATGCGCGTCCTCGTAAACGATGCGCAGAGGTATGGCCTCGGGCTGAGGCGTCGCGCTCGCCGGCGGCGGTACGGTGACCTCGAACACCTCGCCGCCGCGCAGCTTTTCGCCGGGCTTCGTCCGCTGGCGGCCGGCTTCGCGTACGAAGCCCCTTTCGATGAGCCGTCG of Dehalococcoidia bacterium contains these proteins:
- a CDS encoding RluA family pseudouridine synthase, with product MARAAEQVRVTADRPGERLDVLVSRAAGLSRAQARRLIERGFVREAGRQRTKPGEKLRGGEVFEVTVPPPASATPQPEAIPLRIVYEDAHLLVVDKPAGMPVHPGPGHSGQTLVNALLAHCPDLPGIGGVQRPGIVHRLDKDTSGLIIVAKDDAAHRGLTRQLKEREVKKTYLALVVGDLWPPEAMIDAPIGRDPNNRRRMMVRAAGSRAAGAREAQTLYRVRERFDGYTLVEASPITGRTHQIRVHMASIGHPVAGDPVYGKPSKLVGRQFLHAWRLEFRHPVTRAPLSFEAPLADDLEAALDQLR
- a CDS encoding VOC family protein, which encodes MNITRVHHIGIYVNELEAALKLYRDGLGLPVVYQQPRMAMLCAGENHIELIEPAADAPVRQQPREQWEGSNHVALETDDIAGALAELQAKGVPLRSAEPRALPNYKFAFLAPEALDGPSVELVEMTQAYEPVPEHPYIKGFDHIVISQPDLAEATRKWDMYLGLHTRREMNRTTTTRLAFLKAGRCILELAGPRPDAQPQERRPGRVGGFVFEVRGIDAVQAGLKAQGLPAGDVHPAVQGGRIFSVHRSATSGVPLAFIEYDGTPAAGTGLPD